A portion of the Homalodisca vitripennis isolate AUS2020 chromosome 2, UT_GWSS_2.1, whole genome shotgun sequence genome contains these proteins:
- the LOC124355666 gene encoding endochitinase A1-like has product MSASGTSTPVSSTSTPVSSTSTPVSSTSTVSGTSTLSVVPVRLSVGTSTPVSGTSTPVSGTSTPVSSNSTPVSGTSMSASGTSTPVSSNSTPVSGTSMSASGTSTPVSSNSTPVSGTSMSASGTSTPVSSNSTPVSGTSMSASGTSRLRLSVVTVRLSVVPVCLPVVPVRLSVVTVRLSAVPVRLSEVPVCLPVVPVRLVPVGMSVSGNSTAASAPVRLP; this is encoded by the coding sequence ATGTCTGCCAGTGGTACCAGTACGCCTGTCAGTAGTACCAGTACGCCTGTCAGCAGTACCAGTACGCCTGTCAGTAGTACCAGTACTGTCAGTGGTACCAGTACGCTGTCAGTAGTACCAGTACGCCTGTCAGTAGGTACCAGTACGCCTGTCAGTGGTACCAGTACGCCTGTCAGTGGTACCAGTACGCCTGTCAGTAGTAACAGTACGCCTGTCAGTGGTACCAGTATGTCTGCCAGTGGTACCAGTACGCCTGTCAGTAGTAACAGTACGCCTGTCAGTGGTACCAGTATGTCTGCCAGTGGTACCAGTACGCCTGTCAGTAGTAACAGTACGCCTGTCAGTGGTACCAGTATGTCTGCCAGTGGTACCAGTACGCCTGTCAGTAGTAACAGTACGCCTGTCAGTGGTACCAGTATGTCTGCCAGTGGTACCAGTAGGCTACGCCTGTCAGTAGTAACAGTACGCCTGTCAGTGGTACCAGTATGTCTGCCAGTGGTACCAGTACGCCTGTCAGTAGTAACAGTACGCCTGTCAGCAGTACCAGTACGCCTGTCAGAGGTACCAGTATGTCTGCCAGTGGTACCAGTACGGCTTGTACCAGTAGGTATGTCTGTCAGTGGTAACAGTACGGCTGCCAGTGCACCAGTACGGCTGCCATGA
- the LOC124355667 gene encoding uncharacterized protein PB18E9.04c-like, translating into MESSTLAVKNLFPSSCDVSHPRVTSTPVSSTSTPVSGTSTPVSSTSTPVSGTSTPVSSTSTPVSSTSTPVSGTSTPVSGTSTPVSSTSTPVSGTSTPVSSTSTPVSSTSTPVSNTSTPVSGTSTPVSSTSTPVSSTSTPVSITSTPVSSTSTPVSSTSTPVSSTSTPVSSTSTPVSNTSTPVSNTSTPVSSTSTPVSSTSTPVSNTSTPVSSTSTPVSGTSTPVSSTSTPVSSTSTPVSSTSTPVSGTSTPVSGTSTPVSSTSTPVSSTSTPVSSTSTPVSSTSTPVQ; encoded by the exons ATGGAATCAAGTACGTTGGCAGTAAA AAACTTGTTTCCTTCTTCGTGCGATGTCTCCCACCCCCGTGTTACCAGTACGCCAGTCAGTAGTACCAGTACGCCTGTCAGTGGTACCAGTACGCCAGTCAGTAGTACCAGTACGCCTGTCAGTGGTACCAGTACGCCTGTCAGTAGTACCAGTACGCCTGTCAGTAGTACCAGTACGCCTGTCAGTGGTACCAGTACGCCTGTCAGTGGTACCAGTACGCCTGTCAGTAGTACCAGTACGCCTGTCAGTGGTACCAGTACGCCTGTCAGTAGTACCAGTACGCCTGTCAGTAGTACCAGTACGCCTGTCAGTAATACCAGTACGCCTGTCAGTGGTACCAGTACGCCTGTCAGTAGTACCAGTACGCCTGTCAGTAGTACCAGTACGCCTGTCAGTATTACCAGTACGCCTGTCAGTAGTACCAGTACGCCTGTCAGTAGTACCAGTACGCCTGTCAGTAGTACCAGTACGCCTGTCAGTAGTACCAGTACGCCTGTCAGTAATACCAGTACGCCTGTCAGTAATACCAGTACGCCTGTCAGTAGTACCAGTACGCCAGTCAGTAGTACCAGTACGCCTGTCAGTAATACCAGTACGCCTGTCAGTAGTACCAGTACGCCTGTCAGTGGTACCAGTACGCCTGTCAGTAGTACCAGTACGCCTGTCAGTAGTACCAGTACGCCTGTCAGTAGTACCAGTACGCCTGTCAGTGGTACCAGTACGCCTGTCAGTGGTACCAGTACGCCTGTCAGTAGTACCAGTACGCCTGTCAGTAGTACCAGTACGCCTGTCAGTAGTACCAGTACGCCTGTCAGTAGTACCAGTACGCCTGTCCAGTAG